Genomic segment of Methanolobus mangrovi:
CAAAGATGTACTTATATGAAAGGTGTTTGCGGAGATGTCCCCCATGAATTACTGGCAGCCAAAATACGAAACGATGAAAAAGGAAGAACTTGCCGAACTACAACTAAAACGCTTAAAGAAGACGGCTGCAGCGGTCTATAATAATGTTCCCTTTTATAAAGAAAAATTCAAGCAGCTTGGCATCACCCCGGATGATATAAGATCGCTGGATGATATCAGCAAGTTACCTACCACAAGAAAGACAGATCTTCGGGACAATTATCCCTTTGGACTCTTTGCTGTTCCAAAAAAGGATGTTGTGAGAATACACGCTTCTTCAGGTACAAGCGGAAAACCAACTGTTGTCGGTTACACTAAGAACGATATAGAGAACTGGTCAGACCTTATGGCAAGGAACCTTACAATGGCCGGTCTTGACAAGAATGATGTTTTCCAGAATGCTGTGAACTACGGACTTTTCACAGGTGGTCTTGGTTTCCACTACGGCGTGGAACGCATGGGTGCCATGACAGTTCCAAGTGGCACAGGCAATACCTGCCGGCAACTTGAAATGATGATGGATTTCGGTGTCACTGCAATTCATTGTACTCCTTCTTATGCTCTTTATCTTGCAGAAACTGCAAGGGAAATGGATATTGTTGACAAACTTTCTCTGAGAGTTGGTTGTTTTGGTGCAGAACCCTGGTCATCCAATACAAGAAAACAGCTTGAGAATGCCTTGAATATCAAGGCATACGATTCCTATGGTCTTTCGGAGCTTATGGGTCCGGGAGTTGCTTTTGAATGTGAGGAGCAGGATGGTCTTCACGTATGGAGTGATCACTTCTATGTAGAAGTACTTGATGAGAATGGAGAGCAGGTCGCAGAAGGCGAGAAGGGAGAACTTGTACTCACGTCACTTACAAAGGAAGCACTTCCAATTATAAGATACAGGACCGGAGACATCACAAGATTACTTGAAAGTGAGTGTTCATGTGGTCGAACAACGCCTCGTATATCAAGACTTCTCGGAAGAGCCGATGATATGCTTATTGTCAGGGGTATAAACGTATTCCCTTCACAGATCGAAGATGTCATAGTCAATATTCCTGAAGTAACAGAGCATTTCCAGGTCATCCTTGACAGGAATGTAAAGATGCTTGATGAGATCACGGTAAAGGTGGAACTCGAGGAAAATGCATTCACCGGTGAACTGAAGGACCTTGCCGCTGTGCGCAGGCATGTGGAGAATGAGCTAAAAGGCGTACTCAATATAAGGACAAATGTGGAACTTGTCGAGAAGGGTACTATTCCACGTTCAGAGGGTAAGTCAAAGAAGGTCATTGACAGAAGAAATGCTCTTTAAGTACAATGAACAATTATTCTTCTTATAAAAGGTGAAAAACGATGGCACATGTAATGGAAATATTGGGTAAGGCAAGAGTTGTTGTAGAGAATGGAGAAGTTGTAGAGGTTAGTGAACCTCTTATCAGCTGGTGTCCGATCTTTGATAAAGCGCGGGGTATCACTGAGATTACAAAGGAAGAGATTAAGAAGAATATGGAATTCCGAATCAGGGATTTTGGTCTCTTCACAGGTAAACGTCAGCTTGACATGGATATATTTGTTGGATTTGGTGCTTCCGAGACTATGATGACAGGACTTAACCGTGGTCTTCTTGACACAACGGTTACTGCATGTGATGGCGCAGGTTCTGTGATATCCAACAACCCAAATCTTGTACAGGGTATGGGTGCCCGTATTTCCGGTCTTGTTGAGACTGAACCAATTGATGAAACCATCAACGGT
This window contains:
- a CDS encoding phenylacetate--CoA ligase family protein; translation: MNYWQPKYETMKKEELAELQLKRLKKTAAAVYNNVPFYKEKFKQLGITPDDIRSLDDISKLPTTRKTDLRDNYPFGLFAVPKKDVVRIHASSGTSGKPTVVGYTKNDIENWSDLMARNLTMAGLDKNDVFQNAVNYGLFTGGLGFHYGVERMGAMTVPSGTGNTCRQLEMMMDFGVTAIHCTPSYALYLAETAREMDIVDKLSLRVGCFGAEPWSSNTRKQLENALNIKAYDSYGLSELMGPGVAFECEEQDGLHVWSDHFYVEVLDENGEQVAEGEKGELVLTSLTKEALPIIRYRTGDITRLLESECSCGRTTPRISRLLGRADDMLIVRGINVFPSQIEDVIVNIPEVTEHFQVILDRNVKMLDEITVKVELEENAFTGELKDLAAVRRHVENELKGVLNIRTNVELVEKGTIPRSEGKSKKVIDRRNAL